In a single window of the Prinia subflava isolate CZ2003 ecotype Zambia chromosome 3, Cam_Psub_1.2, whole genome shotgun sequence genome:
- the ZYX gene encoding zyxin isoform X2 → MRVAGSEPGPGWAPRGPGKTRQTRLGGDGRRAGQSARPLPAGRARGRCPGKPRPPLPHCHIPQRVSSAVPRPRAFYGQTTLPGRGFFRESGGSAGARQLLRLSPLLPAGRPGQPSSPSAGGGISRFPRGAEKMASPGTPGTRMTSTVSINISTPSFYNPQKKFAPVVAPKPKVNPFKAGGASESSLPPPPGPGAQRAQMGKVGEIPLPPMPLVAEDLPLPPPPPPGEDASFSSNCAFPPPPPPFEEPFPPAPDEAFPSPPSPPPPPPPMFDEGPVSKVPAPQITPGSTGSLEKPLAPKAPVDIPSAPKETPHSFPSKFTPKSSGSSSFKPPGVDLNPTPTPWAAPQQRKEPQAPVPPPPSLPSAQPTPKFTPSPAAGSPKSLSKSSDNVPMAPSNSTRYPTSLQTQFTAPSPSGPSSRPQPPSFTYAQQRERPQVQEKPRPTEQPAAAKDTHKPTGSSADPPRGNSCLTMKEVEELEKLTQKLMKDMEHPPAAEAATSELCGFCRKPLSRTQPAVRALDRLFHVECFTCFKCEKQLQGQQFYNVDEKPFCEDCYASTLEKCSVCKQTITDRMLKATGNSYHPQCFTCVMCHTPLEGTSFIVDQSNQPHCVDDYHRKYAPRCSVCSEPIMPEPGKDETVRVVALEKNFHMKCYKCEDCGKPLSIEADENGCFPLDGHVLCIKCHTARAKTAR, encoded by the exons ATGCGGGTGGCAGGCAGCGAGCCCGGCCCAGGCTGGGCGCCGAGGGGGCCGGGGAAAACCCGGCAGACACGTCTGGGAGGCGACGGCCGGCGGGCAGGGCAGAGCGctcgccccctccccgccggcAGAGCCCGGGGCCGCTGCCCCGGCAAGCCCCGGCCCCCGTTACCTCATTGCCACATTCCCCAGCGAGTGAGCTCAGCTGTGCCGCGGCCCCGCGCCTTTTATGGTCAAACAACTTTGCCTGGGCGAGGCTTTTTTCGCGAGTCGGGAGGAAGCGCCGGGGCTCGGCAGCTCCTCCGCCTCTCGCCGCTGCTGCCAGCGGGCCGGCCGGGGCAGCCGAGCAGCCCCAGCGCCGGGGGTGGCATCTCCCGCTTCCCCAGAG GTGCTGAGAAGATGGCCTCTCCCGGTACCCCAGGGACCCGCATGACGTCCACAGTCAGCATCAACATTTCTACCCCTTCCTTCTACAACCCACAGAAGAAGTTTGCACCTGTGGTTGCCCCGAAACCCAAGGTGAACCCCTTCAAGGCTGGGGGTGCGTCAGAGTCGTCGCTGCCCCCACCTCCCGGTCCTGGTGCCCAGCGTGCGCAGATGGGGAAGGTGGGCGAGATTCCATTGCCACCCATGCCCCTGGTGGCAGAAG AcctgccactgccacctcctcctccacctgGGGAGGATGCAAGCTTCTCCTCAAACTGTGCGTTTCCACCACCCCCACCACCCTTTGAAGAACCTTTTCCACCAGCCCCAGACgaagcttttccttctcctccttctccgCCTCCCCCTCCTCCACCAATGTTCGACGAAGGACCTGTGAGCAAGGTTCCTGCCCCACAG ATAACTCCAGGATCCACAGGTTCTCTGGAGAAGCCATTGGCCCCAAAAGCCCCTGTGGATATACCATCTGCACCCAAAGAGACTCCTCATTCCTTTCCTTCCAAGTTCACACCAAAGTCAAGTGGAAGCTCATCTTTCAAGCCCCCTGGGGTGGATTTGAACCCCACCCCAACCCCATGGGCAGCCCCACAGCAACGCAAGGAGCCCCAAGCACCAGTCCCTCCACCCCCATCTCTCCCTTCTGCTCAACCTACCCCTAAATTCaccccatctcctgctgctggctctcctAAGTCTCTGTCCAAATCAAGTGACAATGTTCCAATGGCTCCTTCAAATTCTACAAGATACCCTACCTCCCTTCAGACTCAGTTCACAGCCCCTTCACCTTCAGGCCCCTCCTCTCGACCACAGCCCCCCAGTTTCACCTATgcccagcagagggaaagaCCCCAAGTGCAGGAGAAGCCACGCCCAACAGAACAACCTGCTGCTGCAAAAGACACG cacaaaCCCACGGGTTCCAGTGCAGATCCACCTAGGGGGAATTCCTGTCTGACAATGAAGGAGGTAGAAGAGCTGGAGAAGTTGACCCAGAAATTAATGAAGGATATGGAGCAtccacctgcagcagaggctgcaacTTCTG AGCTCTGTGGGTTCTGCCGGAAGCCCCTGTCACGAACTCAGCCAGCTGTGAGGGCCCTGGACCGCCTCTTCCATGTGGAATGCTTCACCTGCTTCAAAtgtgagaagcagctgcaggggcagcagttCTACAATGTGGATGAGAAGCCCTTCTGCGAGGACTGCTATGCT AGCACCTTGGAAAAGTGCAGTGTCTGCAAGCAGACCATCACAGACCGGATGCTGAAGGCCACTGGTAACTCATACCATCCCCAGTGCTTCACCTGTGTGATGTGCCATACCCCCCTGGAGGGGACCTCTTTCATTGTGGACCAGTCCAACCAGCCTCACTGTGTGGATGACTACCACAG GAAGTATGCTCCACGCTGCTCAGTCTGTAGTGAACCTATCATGCCAGAGCCTGGAAAAGATGAGACCGTGCGTGTTGTTGCACTGGAGAAAAATTTCCACATGAAATGCTACAAGTGTGAG GACTGTGGGAAGCCGCTGTCCATTGAAGCAGATGAGAACGGGTGCTTTCCCCTGGATGGGCACGTGCTGTGTATCAAGTGTCACACCGCCCGTGCGAAAACAGCGCGCTGA
- the ZYX gene encoding zyxin isoform X5, translating into MASPGTPGTRMTSTVSINISTPSFYNPQKKFAPVVAPKPKVNPFKAGGASESSLPPPPGPGAQRAQMGKVGEIPLPPMPLVAEDLPLPPPPPPGEDASFSSNCAFPPPPPPFEEPFPPAPDEAFPSPPSPPPPPPPMFDEGPVSKVPAPQVRGKMSSVDLEIDSLSVMLDDMEKNDPFKSRITPGSTGSLEKPLAPKAPVDIPSAPKETPHSFPSKFTPKSSGSSSFKPPGVDLNPTPTPWAAPQQRKEPQAPVPPPPSLPSAQPTPKFTPSPAAGSPKSLSKSSDNVPMAPSNSTRYPTSLQTQFTAPSPSGPSSRPQPPSFTYAQQRERPQVQEKPRPTEQPAAAKDTHKPTGSSADPPRGNSCLTMKEVEELEKLTQKLMKDMEHPPAAEAATSELCGFCRKPLSRTQPAVRALDRLFHVECFTCFKCEKQLQGQQFYNVDEKPFCEDCYASTLEKCSVCKQTITDRMLKATGNSYHPQCFTCVMCHTPLEGTSFIVDQSNQPHCVDDYHRKYAPRCSVCSEPIMPEPGKDETVRVVALEKNFHMKCYKCEDCGKPLSIEADENGCFPLDGHVLCIKCHTARAKTAR; encoded by the exons ATGGCCTCTCCCGGTACCCCAGGGACCCGCATGACGTCCACAGTCAGCATCAACATTTCTACCCCTTCCTTCTACAACCCACAGAAGAAGTTTGCACCTGTGGTTGCCCCGAAACCCAAGGTGAACCCCTTCAAGGCTGGGGGTGCGTCAGAGTCGTCGCTGCCCCCACCTCCCGGTCCTGGTGCCCAGCGTGCGCAGATGGGGAAGGTGGGCGAGATTCCATTGCCACCCATGCCCCTGGTGGCAGAAG AcctgccactgccacctcctcctccacctgGGGAGGATGCAAGCTTCTCCTCAAACTGTGCGTTTCCACCACCCCCACCACCCTTTGAAGAACCTTTTCCACCAGCCCCAGACgaagcttttccttctcctccttctccgCCTCCCCCTCCTCCACCAATGTTCGACGAAGGACCTGTGAGCAAGGTTCCTGCCCCACAG GTGCGTGGCAAGATGAGCAGCGTTGATCTTGAGATTGACTCACTGTCTGTAATGTTGGATGACATGGAGAAGAATGACCCCTTCAAATCCCGG ATAACTCCAGGATCCACAGGTTCTCTGGAGAAGCCATTGGCCCCAAAAGCCCCTGTGGATATACCATCTGCACCCAAAGAGACTCCTCATTCCTTTCCTTCCAAGTTCACACCAAAGTCAAGTGGAAGCTCATCTTTCAAGCCCCCTGGGGTGGATTTGAACCCCACCCCAACCCCATGGGCAGCCCCACAGCAACGCAAGGAGCCCCAAGCACCAGTCCCTCCACCCCCATCTCTCCCTTCTGCTCAACCTACCCCTAAATTCaccccatctcctgctgctggctctcctAAGTCTCTGTCCAAATCAAGTGACAATGTTCCAATGGCTCCTTCAAATTCTACAAGATACCCTACCTCCCTTCAGACTCAGTTCACAGCCCCTTCACCTTCAGGCCCCTCCTCTCGACCACAGCCCCCCAGTTTCACCTATgcccagcagagggaaagaCCCCAAGTGCAGGAGAAGCCACGCCCAACAGAACAACCTGCTGCTGCAAAAGACACG cacaaaCCCACGGGTTCCAGTGCAGATCCACCTAGGGGGAATTCCTGTCTGACAATGAAGGAGGTAGAAGAGCTGGAGAAGTTGACCCAGAAATTAATGAAGGATATGGAGCAtccacctgcagcagaggctgcaacTTCTG AGCTCTGTGGGTTCTGCCGGAAGCCCCTGTCACGAACTCAGCCAGCTGTGAGGGCCCTGGACCGCCTCTTCCATGTGGAATGCTTCACCTGCTTCAAAtgtgagaagcagctgcaggggcagcagttCTACAATGTGGATGAGAAGCCCTTCTGCGAGGACTGCTATGCT AGCACCTTGGAAAAGTGCAGTGTCTGCAAGCAGACCATCACAGACCGGATGCTGAAGGCCACTGGTAACTCATACCATCCCCAGTGCTTCACCTGTGTGATGTGCCATACCCCCCTGGAGGGGACCTCTTTCATTGTGGACCAGTCCAACCAGCCTCACTGTGTGGATGACTACCACAG GAAGTATGCTCCACGCTGCTCAGTCTGTAGTGAACCTATCATGCCAGAGCCTGGAAAAGATGAGACCGTGCGTGTTGTTGCACTGGAGAAAAATTTCCACATGAAATGCTACAAGTGTGAG GACTGTGGGAAGCCGCTGTCCATTGAAGCAGATGAGAACGGGTGCTTTCCCCTGGATGGGCACGTGCTGTGTATCAAGTGTCACACCGCCCGTGCGAAAACAGCGCGCTGA
- the ZYX gene encoding zyxin isoform X1 encodes MRVAGSEPGPGWAPRGPGKTRQTRLGGDGRRAGQSARPLPAGRARGRCPGKPRPPLPHCHIPQRVSSAVPRPRAFYGQTTLPGRGFFRESGGSAGARQLLRLSPLLPAGRPGQPSSPSAGGGISRFPRGAEKMASPGTPGTRMTSTVSINISTPSFYNPQKKFAPVVAPKPKVNPFKAGGASESSLPPPPGPGAQRAQMGKVGEIPLPPMPLVAEDLPLPPPPPPGEDASFSSNCAFPPPPPPFEEPFPPAPDEAFPSPPSPPPPPPPMFDEGPVSKVPAPQVRGKMSSVDLEIDSLSVMLDDMEKNDPFKSRITPGSTGSLEKPLAPKAPVDIPSAPKETPHSFPSKFTPKSSGSSSFKPPGVDLNPTPTPWAAPQQRKEPQAPVPPPPSLPSAQPTPKFTPSPAAGSPKSLSKSSDNVPMAPSNSTRYPTSLQTQFTAPSPSGPSSRPQPPSFTYAQQRERPQVQEKPRPTEQPAAAKDTHKPTGSSADPPRGNSCLTMKEVEELEKLTQKLMKDMEHPPAAEAATSELCGFCRKPLSRTQPAVRALDRLFHVECFTCFKCEKQLQGQQFYNVDEKPFCEDCYASTLEKCSVCKQTITDRMLKATGNSYHPQCFTCVMCHTPLEGTSFIVDQSNQPHCVDDYHRKYAPRCSVCSEPIMPEPGKDETVRVVALEKNFHMKCYKCEDCGKPLSIEADENGCFPLDGHVLCIKCHTARAKTAR; translated from the exons ATGCGGGTGGCAGGCAGCGAGCCCGGCCCAGGCTGGGCGCCGAGGGGGCCGGGGAAAACCCGGCAGACACGTCTGGGAGGCGACGGCCGGCGGGCAGGGCAGAGCGctcgccccctccccgccggcAGAGCCCGGGGCCGCTGCCCCGGCAAGCCCCGGCCCCCGTTACCTCATTGCCACATTCCCCAGCGAGTGAGCTCAGCTGTGCCGCGGCCCCGCGCCTTTTATGGTCAAACAACTTTGCCTGGGCGAGGCTTTTTTCGCGAGTCGGGAGGAAGCGCCGGGGCTCGGCAGCTCCTCCGCCTCTCGCCGCTGCTGCCAGCGGGCCGGCCGGGGCAGCCGAGCAGCCCCAGCGCCGGGGGTGGCATCTCCCGCTTCCCCAGAG GTGCTGAGAAGATGGCCTCTCCCGGTACCCCAGGGACCCGCATGACGTCCACAGTCAGCATCAACATTTCTACCCCTTCCTTCTACAACCCACAGAAGAAGTTTGCACCTGTGGTTGCCCCGAAACCCAAGGTGAACCCCTTCAAGGCTGGGGGTGCGTCAGAGTCGTCGCTGCCCCCACCTCCCGGTCCTGGTGCCCAGCGTGCGCAGATGGGGAAGGTGGGCGAGATTCCATTGCCACCCATGCCCCTGGTGGCAGAAG AcctgccactgccacctcctcctccacctgGGGAGGATGCAAGCTTCTCCTCAAACTGTGCGTTTCCACCACCCCCACCACCCTTTGAAGAACCTTTTCCACCAGCCCCAGACgaagcttttccttctcctccttctccgCCTCCCCCTCCTCCACCAATGTTCGACGAAGGACCTGTGAGCAAGGTTCCTGCCCCACAG GTGCGTGGCAAGATGAGCAGCGTTGATCTTGAGATTGACTCACTGTCTGTAATGTTGGATGACATGGAGAAGAATGACCCCTTCAAATCCCGG ATAACTCCAGGATCCACAGGTTCTCTGGAGAAGCCATTGGCCCCAAAAGCCCCTGTGGATATACCATCTGCACCCAAAGAGACTCCTCATTCCTTTCCTTCCAAGTTCACACCAAAGTCAAGTGGAAGCTCATCTTTCAAGCCCCCTGGGGTGGATTTGAACCCCACCCCAACCCCATGGGCAGCCCCACAGCAACGCAAGGAGCCCCAAGCACCAGTCCCTCCACCCCCATCTCTCCCTTCTGCTCAACCTACCCCTAAATTCaccccatctcctgctgctggctctcctAAGTCTCTGTCCAAATCAAGTGACAATGTTCCAATGGCTCCTTCAAATTCTACAAGATACCCTACCTCCCTTCAGACTCAGTTCACAGCCCCTTCACCTTCAGGCCCCTCCTCTCGACCACAGCCCCCCAGTTTCACCTATgcccagcagagggaaagaCCCCAAGTGCAGGAGAAGCCACGCCCAACAGAACAACCTGCTGCTGCAAAAGACACG cacaaaCCCACGGGTTCCAGTGCAGATCCACCTAGGGGGAATTCCTGTCTGACAATGAAGGAGGTAGAAGAGCTGGAGAAGTTGACCCAGAAATTAATGAAGGATATGGAGCAtccacctgcagcagaggctgcaacTTCTG AGCTCTGTGGGTTCTGCCGGAAGCCCCTGTCACGAACTCAGCCAGCTGTGAGGGCCCTGGACCGCCTCTTCCATGTGGAATGCTTCACCTGCTTCAAAtgtgagaagcagctgcaggggcagcagttCTACAATGTGGATGAGAAGCCCTTCTGCGAGGACTGCTATGCT AGCACCTTGGAAAAGTGCAGTGTCTGCAAGCAGACCATCACAGACCGGATGCTGAAGGCCACTGGTAACTCATACCATCCCCAGTGCTTCACCTGTGTGATGTGCCATACCCCCCTGGAGGGGACCTCTTTCATTGTGGACCAGTCCAACCAGCCTCACTGTGTGGATGACTACCACAG GAAGTATGCTCCACGCTGCTCAGTCTGTAGTGAACCTATCATGCCAGAGCCTGGAAAAGATGAGACCGTGCGTGTTGTTGCACTGGAGAAAAATTTCCACATGAAATGCTACAAGTGTGAG GACTGTGGGAAGCCGCTGTCCATTGAAGCAGATGAGAACGGGTGCTTTCCCCTGGATGGGCACGTGCTGTGTATCAAGTGTCACACCGCCCGTGCGAAAACAGCGCGCTGA
- the ZYX gene encoding zyxin isoform X4: protein MEGPGGAEKMASPGTPGTRMTSTVSINISTPSFYNPQKKFAPVVAPKPKVNPFKAGGASESSLPPPPGPGAQRAQMGKVGEIPLPPMPLVAEDLPLPPPPPPGEDASFSSNCAFPPPPPPFEEPFPPAPDEAFPSPPSPPPPPPPMFDEGPVSKVPAPQVRGKMSSVDLEIDSLSVMLDDMEKNDPFKSRITPGSTGSLEKPLAPKAPVDIPSAPKETPHSFPSKFTPKSSGSSSFKPPGVDLNPTPTPWAAPQQRKEPQAPVPPPPSLPSAQPTPKFTPSPAAGSPKSLSKSSDNVPMAPSNSTRYPTSLQTQFTAPSPSGPSSRPQPPSFTYAQQRERPQVQEKPRPTEQPAAAKDTHKPTGSSADPPRGNSCLTMKEVEELEKLTQKLMKDMEHPPAAEAATSELCGFCRKPLSRTQPAVRALDRLFHVECFTCFKCEKQLQGQQFYNVDEKPFCEDCYASTLEKCSVCKQTITDRMLKATGNSYHPQCFTCVMCHTPLEGTSFIVDQSNQPHCVDDYHRKYAPRCSVCSEPIMPEPGKDETVRVVALEKNFHMKCYKCEDCGKPLSIEADENGCFPLDGHVLCIKCHTARAKTAR from the exons ATGGAGGGGCCTGGAG GTGCTGAGAAGATGGCCTCTCCCGGTACCCCAGGGACCCGCATGACGTCCACAGTCAGCATCAACATTTCTACCCCTTCCTTCTACAACCCACAGAAGAAGTTTGCACCTGTGGTTGCCCCGAAACCCAAGGTGAACCCCTTCAAGGCTGGGGGTGCGTCAGAGTCGTCGCTGCCCCCACCTCCCGGTCCTGGTGCCCAGCGTGCGCAGATGGGGAAGGTGGGCGAGATTCCATTGCCACCCATGCCCCTGGTGGCAGAAG AcctgccactgccacctcctcctccacctgGGGAGGATGCAAGCTTCTCCTCAAACTGTGCGTTTCCACCACCCCCACCACCCTTTGAAGAACCTTTTCCACCAGCCCCAGACgaagcttttccttctcctccttctccgCCTCCCCCTCCTCCACCAATGTTCGACGAAGGACCTGTGAGCAAGGTTCCTGCCCCACAG GTGCGTGGCAAGATGAGCAGCGTTGATCTTGAGATTGACTCACTGTCTGTAATGTTGGATGACATGGAGAAGAATGACCCCTTCAAATCCCGG ATAACTCCAGGATCCACAGGTTCTCTGGAGAAGCCATTGGCCCCAAAAGCCCCTGTGGATATACCATCTGCACCCAAAGAGACTCCTCATTCCTTTCCTTCCAAGTTCACACCAAAGTCAAGTGGAAGCTCATCTTTCAAGCCCCCTGGGGTGGATTTGAACCCCACCCCAACCCCATGGGCAGCCCCACAGCAACGCAAGGAGCCCCAAGCACCAGTCCCTCCACCCCCATCTCTCCCTTCTGCTCAACCTACCCCTAAATTCaccccatctcctgctgctggctctcctAAGTCTCTGTCCAAATCAAGTGACAATGTTCCAATGGCTCCTTCAAATTCTACAAGATACCCTACCTCCCTTCAGACTCAGTTCACAGCCCCTTCACCTTCAGGCCCCTCCTCTCGACCACAGCCCCCCAGTTTCACCTATgcccagcagagggaaagaCCCCAAGTGCAGGAGAAGCCACGCCCAACAGAACAACCTGCTGCTGCAAAAGACACG cacaaaCCCACGGGTTCCAGTGCAGATCCACCTAGGGGGAATTCCTGTCTGACAATGAAGGAGGTAGAAGAGCTGGAGAAGTTGACCCAGAAATTAATGAAGGATATGGAGCAtccacctgcagcagaggctgcaacTTCTG AGCTCTGTGGGTTCTGCCGGAAGCCCCTGTCACGAACTCAGCCAGCTGTGAGGGCCCTGGACCGCCTCTTCCATGTGGAATGCTTCACCTGCTTCAAAtgtgagaagcagctgcaggggcagcagttCTACAATGTGGATGAGAAGCCCTTCTGCGAGGACTGCTATGCT AGCACCTTGGAAAAGTGCAGTGTCTGCAAGCAGACCATCACAGACCGGATGCTGAAGGCCACTGGTAACTCATACCATCCCCAGTGCTTCACCTGTGTGATGTGCCATACCCCCCTGGAGGGGACCTCTTTCATTGTGGACCAGTCCAACCAGCCTCACTGTGTGGATGACTACCACAG GAAGTATGCTCCACGCTGCTCAGTCTGTAGTGAACCTATCATGCCAGAGCCTGGAAAAGATGAGACCGTGCGTGTTGTTGCACTGGAGAAAAATTTCCACATGAAATGCTACAAGTGTGAG GACTGTGGGAAGCCGCTGTCCATTGAAGCAGATGAGAACGGGTGCTTTCCCCTGGATGGGCACGTGCTGTGTATCAAGTGTCACACCGCCCGTGCGAAAACAGCGCGCTGA
- the ZYX gene encoding zyxin isoform X3 — MFALISGRSGQRAEKMASPGTPGTRMTSTVSINISTPSFYNPQKKFAPVVAPKPKVNPFKAGGASESSLPPPPGPGAQRAQMGKVGEIPLPPMPLVAEDLPLPPPPPPGEDASFSSNCAFPPPPPPFEEPFPPAPDEAFPSPPSPPPPPPPMFDEGPVSKVPAPQVRGKMSSVDLEIDSLSVMLDDMEKNDPFKSRITPGSTGSLEKPLAPKAPVDIPSAPKETPHSFPSKFTPKSSGSSSFKPPGVDLNPTPTPWAAPQQRKEPQAPVPPPPSLPSAQPTPKFTPSPAAGSPKSLSKSSDNVPMAPSNSTRYPTSLQTQFTAPSPSGPSSRPQPPSFTYAQQRERPQVQEKPRPTEQPAAAKDTHKPTGSSADPPRGNSCLTMKEVEELEKLTQKLMKDMEHPPAAEAATSELCGFCRKPLSRTQPAVRALDRLFHVECFTCFKCEKQLQGQQFYNVDEKPFCEDCYASTLEKCSVCKQTITDRMLKATGNSYHPQCFTCVMCHTPLEGTSFIVDQSNQPHCVDDYHRKYAPRCSVCSEPIMPEPGKDETVRVVALEKNFHMKCYKCEDCGKPLSIEADENGCFPLDGHVLCIKCHTARAKTAR; from the exons ATGTTTGCTTTAATTTCTGGCAGATCGGGGCAGC GTGCTGAGAAGATGGCCTCTCCCGGTACCCCAGGGACCCGCATGACGTCCACAGTCAGCATCAACATTTCTACCCCTTCCTTCTACAACCCACAGAAGAAGTTTGCACCTGTGGTTGCCCCGAAACCCAAGGTGAACCCCTTCAAGGCTGGGGGTGCGTCAGAGTCGTCGCTGCCCCCACCTCCCGGTCCTGGTGCCCAGCGTGCGCAGATGGGGAAGGTGGGCGAGATTCCATTGCCACCCATGCCCCTGGTGGCAGAAG AcctgccactgccacctcctcctccacctgGGGAGGATGCAAGCTTCTCCTCAAACTGTGCGTTTCCACCACCCCCACCACCCTTTGAAGAACCTTTTCCACCAGCCCCAGACgaagcttttccttctcctccttctccgCCTCCCCCTCCTCCACCAATGTTCGACGAAGGACCTGTGAGCAAGGTTCCTGCCCCACAG GTGCGTGGCAAGATGAGCAGCGTTGATCTTGAGATTGACTCACTGTCTGTAATGTTGGATGACATGGAGAAGAATGACCCCTTCAAATCCCGG ATAACTCCAGGATCCACAGGTTCTCTGGAGAAGCCATTGGCCCCAAAAGCCCCTGTGGATATACCATCTGCACCCAAAGAGACTCCTCATTCCTTTCCTTCCAAGTTCACACCAAAGTCAAGTGGAAGCTCATCTTTCAAGCCCCCTGGGGTGGATTTGAACCCCACCCCAACCCCATGGGCAGCCCCACAGCAACGCAAGGAGCCCCAAGCACCAGTCCCTCCACCCCCATCTCTCCCTTCTGCTCAACCTACCCCTAAATTCaccccatctcctgctgctggctctcctAAGTCTCTGTCCAAATCAAGTGACAATGTTCCAATGGCTCCTTCAAATTCTACAAGATACCCTACCTCCCTTCAGACTCAGTTCACAGCCCCTTCACCTTCAGGCCCCTCCTCTCGACCACAGCCCCCCAGTTTCACCTATgcccagcagagggaaagaCCCCAAGTGCAGGAGAAGCCACGCCCAACAGAACAACCTGCTGCTGCAAAAGACACG cacaaaCCCACGGGTTCCAGTGCAGATCCACCTAGGGGGAATTCCTGTCTGACAATGAAGGAGGTAGAAGAGCTGGAGAAGTTGACCCAGAAATTAATGAAGGATATGGAGCAtccacctgcagcagaggctgcaacTTCTG AGCTCTGTGGGTTCTGCCGGAAGCCCCTGTCACGAACTCAGCCAGCTGTGAGGGCCCTGGACCGCCTCTTCCATGTGGAATGCTTCACCTGCTTCAAAtgtgagaagcagctgcaggggcagcagttCTACAATGTGGATGAGAAGCCCTTCTGCGAGGACTGCTATGCT AGCACCTTGGAAAAGTGCAGTGTCTGCAAGCAGACCATCACAGACCGGATGCTGAAGGCCACTGGTAACTCATACCATCCCCAGTGCTTCACCTGTGTGATGTGCCATACCCCCCTGGAGGGGACCTCTTTCATTGTGGACCAGTCCAACCAGCCTCACTGTGTGGATGACTACCACAG GAAGTATGCTCCACGCTGCTCAGTCTGTAGTGAACCTATCATGCCAGAGCCTGGAAAAGATGAGACCGTGCGTGTTGTTGCACTGGAGAAAAATTTCCACATGAAATGCTACAAGTGTGAG GACTGTGGGAAGCCGCTGTCCATTGAAGCAGATGAGAACGGGTGCTTTCCCCTGGATGGGCACGTGCTGTGTATCAAGTGTCACACCGCCCGTGCGAAAACAGCGCGCTGA